One genomic segment of Apostichopus japonicus isolate 1M-3 chromosome 23, ASM3797524v1, whole genome shotgun sequence includes these proteins:
- the LOC139964891 gene encoding pre-mRNA-splicing factor CWC25 homolog, producing the protein MDWMYKANDKGVNSEDYLLGKEVDSAILDAQKEEQLEEQGSSATVDMANKIREDPLFAIKQKEANKRKALLENPIRLKQLQHMLQSQVGAKSKKSKKKEKKSKREKKRHKKSRHESSDSSEDSDDDLDAKLMEKLKSQALKGRESEVQAALKDSRYGLIAGKSKAKSDSRRRGGSDDERNEDTPFQRTGQGEDRDRQRQESHTDRQRDDHRKRRYIDEDRSGRRNDDGERRRERGEDRSRGEDRSRDRGDDRRGDRGEERSSKRGKDRRYQRQSERSRSRSPARKEKKKASQLSEAELEQRRKEMMNNAVWRDEQRKSRVEQYKIEAAKEDEMERKKSRKADFFNPLKVSSQSTVEDRIKRNIHNIQRTKADLDKNFAKR; encoded by the exons ATGGATTGGATGTACAAGGCTAACGATAAAGGTGTCAACTCAGAGGACTACCTTTTAGGCAAGGAGGTAGATTCAGCCATCTTAGATGCACAGAAAGAAGAGCAACTTGAAGAACAG GGTTCCTCTGCTACAGTAGACATGGCCAACAAGATTAGAGAAGATCCTTTGTTTGCAATTAA GCAAAAGGAAGCCAACAAGAGGAAAGCTCTGCTTGAGAATCCAATCCGACTAAAACAATTGCAACATATG cttcAGTCTCAGGTAGGTGCAAAATCaaagaaatcaaagaaaaaagaaaagaaaagtaaaagagagaagaagagaCATAAGAAGTCCAGACACGAATCGAGTGACAGCAGCGAAGATTCAGACGATGACCTTGATGCTAAACTGATGGAAAAACTCAAAAGTCAAGCTCTCAAGGGTCGAGAATCGGAAGTTCAAGCTGCCTTGAAGGATTCACGATATGGATTGATC GCGGGAAAATCTAAAGCAAAGTCAGATTCTAGAAGACGAGGTGGAAGCGATGATGAGAGAAATGAGGACACTCCCTTCCAGAGGACTGGACAAGGTGAAGACAGAGATAGACAGAGGCAGGAGTCACATACGGACAGACAAAGAGATGACCACAGGAAAAGAAGGTACATTGATGAAGACCGGAGCGGTAGGAGGAATGATGATGGTGAGCGACGAAGAGAAAGAGGAGAGGACAGGAGTAGGGGAGAGGACAGGAGTAGGGACAGAGGAGACGACAGGAGAGGGGacagaggagaggagaggagtaGCAAAAGGGGAAAGGATAGGAGATATCAGAGGCAGTCTGAGAGGTCAAGAAGCAGGTCACCAgcgagaaaagaaaagaaaaaagcaag cCAATTGAGTGAAGCCGAATTGGaacaaagaagaaaggaaatgaTGAACAATGCTGTATGGCGAGATGAACAAAGGAAATCCAGAGTTGAACAGTATAAG ATTGAAGCTGCCAAGGAAGATGAAATGGAGAGGAAAAAATCCAGAAAAGCTGACTTTTTTAA CCCTCTGAAAGTTTCGAGCCAGAGTACCGTAGAAGATAGAATCAAGCGTAACATCCATAACATTCAGAGGACCAAAGCAGATCTGGACAAAAATTTCGCAAAGAGATGA